The genome window CCTTCAGATAACCTGCATGAATCTCACCTCGATTGATAAAAATGGCTTCTCCAGCTTGAACCTCAATGGTGTTCATATCAATCTGAAAGACCGCACAGCCCTGAGTAACCATGGTGAACTCCATTTCATCATGCCAGTGGCAATCCAGAATGCTATCGCCGTTCAGTTGTTGTATATCCGGGTATACACTGACTGGATACATGGCATTCCCGTGGATTCGGTCTTCCCGTAATCGTTCACGTTCCATATCAGATTCTCCTTTTTGTATCATTATTAATGTAATCGATTCCATAGATTGGTGCTGATGTTCAAGAATCGGATGGTTATTATCAAAATCGTGATATATTTGGTCAAAATAAGAGAAGAAATTCGTCATTAATATCAATATTATTATAGTATAACCAAAGGGGGAAAGAAAACATGAAATTTACTGATGGATTCTGGATGACTCGTGAAGGGTATCAGATTCAAAACCCGACTGACATTCGTGATATTGTACAAAAAGAAAATTCCTTGACCGTATATGCGGCAACTAAATATATTCGTAGCAAAGGCGACACGTTGAACGGTACATTGCTGAAAGCAACGTACAGCTCACCTATGCCTAACGTTATTCGAGTAACGTTGAATCACCATAAAGGCGGAGTGAAAAAAGGCCCTGTATTTGAGCTTAATACGCAAGATGCAAACGTTGAGATCTCCAAAAATGAACAAGGGGCTGTTCTGAAAAGCGGCAATCTGGAAGTTCAAATCGATAAAACAAACGGTTGGGACGTCAGCTTCCTGTATGGAGGAAAACGCATTACTGGTAGCGGTCAACGAGCGGCTGGTTATATTACAGGTCCGAGCAAGGAAGCGTACTTCCGCGAGCAGCTTGATCTTGGCATTGGTGAATACGTTTACGGACTCGGTGAGCGCTTCACACCGTTTGTTAAAAACGGTCAAATCGTAGATACTTGGAATGAAGATGGCGGTACAAGCAGTGAACAGTCCTATAAAAACATTCCTTTCTATCTGTCCAATAAAGGATATGGTGTATTTGTAAACCATCCGGAGCGCGTATCGTATGAGATTGCATCTGAGAACGTATCTAAAGTACAGTTCAGTGTAGAAGGGGAGACGTTGGAGTACTTCATTATCGGCGGCGACAATCCGAAGGATGTACTGGATAATTATACGAAATTGACAGGTAAACCAGCACTTCCACCCGCATGGACATTTGGTCTGTGGCTGACCACATCATTTACAACAGATTATGATGAAGCAACCGTTAACCATTTCGTAGATGGCATGGCTGAACGTGATCTTCCGCTGTCTGTATTCCACTTTGACTGCTTCTGGATGAAGGAATACCAATGGTCTGATTTTGTATGGGATGAAGCGATGTTCCCGGATCCGGAAGGCATGCTTGCACGTCTGAAAGAGAAGGGTCTCAAAATCTGTGCCTGGATCAATCCATATATTGCAGAGAAATCCTACTTGTTCGATGAAGGTATGGAGAACGGTTATCTGGTTAAAACAGCCGATGGCAGCGTATGGCAATGGGATATGTGGCAAGCAGGTATGGCTCTAGTTGATTTCACGAATCCGGATGCTGTGAATTGGTATAAGAGCAAGCTGGAAGTCCTGCTGGATCAAGGTGTAGATTCCTTTAAGACTGACTTCGGTGAAAGAATTCCGACAGATGTTGTGTACTTCGATGGTTCTGATCCGGTTAAAATGCACAACTATTACACACAGCTCTATAACAAAGCTGTATTTGAATTGCTTGAAGAGAAGATTGGCAAAAACGAAGCTGCCCTGTTTGCACGTTCTGCAACAGCAGGTGGTCAACAGTTCCCGGTTCACTGGGGCGGTGACTGCTCTTCCACGTATGAATCGATGGCTGAATCGCTTCGCGGTGGTCTCTCGCTTGGGCTTTCCGGTTTTGGATTCTGGAGTCATGATATCAGCGGCTTCGAAAGCACAGCGAGCCCTGACGTATACAAACGTTGGGTACAATTCGGACTTTTATCTTCACACAGCCGCCTGCATGGCAGCACTTCGTATCGTGTGCCTTGGTTGTTTGACGAGGAATCCGTGGACGTTGTTCGTGACTTTACCAAACTCAAAATCAGCCTGATGCCGTACCTGTACAATTCTGCGGTGGAGTCAACGGTAAAAGGTATTCCGATGATGCGTGCAATGCTGCTCGATTTCCCGGAGGACCCAACAACATATAACCTGGATACGCAATACATGTTCGGTGATTCAATTCTCGTGGCGCCAATCTTCAACAAGGAAGGCGATGTGCGTTACTACCTGCCTGAAGGAACTTGGACGAACTACCTGACAGGAG of Paenibacillus sp. FSL R5-0517 contains these proteins:
- the yicI gene encoding alpha-xylosidase translates to MKFTDGFWMTREGYQIQNPTDIRDIVQKENSLTVYAATKYIRSKGDTLNGTLLKATYSSPMPNVIRVTLNHHKGGVKKGPVFELNTQDANVEISKNEQGAVLKSGNLEVQIDKTNGWDVSFLYGGKRITGSGQRAAGYITGPSKEAYFREQLDLGIGEYVYGLGERFTPFVKNGQIVDTWNEDGGTSSEQSYKNIPFYLSNKGYGVFVNHPERVSYEIASENVSKVQFSVEGETLEYFIIGGDNPKDVLDNYTKLTGKPALPPAWTFGLWLTTSFTTDYDEATVNHFVDGMAERDLPLSVFHFDCFWMKEYQWSDFVWDEAMFPDPEGMLARLKEKGLKICAWINPYIAEKSYLFDEGMENGYLVKTADGSVWQWDMWQAGMALVDFTNPDAVNWYKSKLEVLLDQGVDSFKTDFGERIPTDVVYFDGSDPVKMHNYYTQLYNKAVFELLEEKIGKNEAALFARSATAGGQQFPVHWGGDCSSTYESMAESLRGGLSLGLSGFGFWSHDISGFESTASPDVYKRWVQFGLLSSHSRLHGSTSYRVPWLFDEESVDVVRDFTKLKISLMPYLYNSAVESTVKGIPMMRAMLLDFPEDPTTYNLDTQYMFGDSILVAPIFNKEGDVRYYLPEGTWTNYLTGAKVQGGRWISENHDFKTLPMMVKPNSLIAVGAVDHKPDYDFANDVSLHLFELADGQTAQAVVVNQAAEQELTVNVTRNGSVLDVHAEGAGKPWNIVLRGIESVSSVEGGSQVSGATGVVITAATGATSLTIQL